The following coding sequences lie in one Thermosulfuriphilus ammonigenes genomic window:
- the rbr gene encoding rubrerythrin: protein MGSLKGTRTEKNLLTAFAGESQARNRYTFFASQAKKEGYQQIAAIFEETANQEKEHAKRLFKFLEGGEVEIQASFPAGVIGSTLENLKAAAAGENYEHTQMYPEFARIAREEGFHEIAAVFEAIAVAEQHHESRYKALAANIEAGKVFKKDAKVRWKCRNCGYIHEGEEAPDMCPSCAHSKAYFEVACENW from the coding sequence ATGGGAAGTCTTAAAGGGACACGCACCGAAAAGAATCTGCTCACCGCCTTTGCCGGTGAGTCTCAGGCTCGCAATCGCTACACCTTTTTTGCCTCTCAGGCCAAAAAGGAGGGGTATCAGCAGATTGCGGCCATCTTTGAAGAGACCGCCAATCAGGAGAAGGAACATGCCAAGCGGCTCTTTAAGTTTCTGGAAGGAGGTGAGGTAGAGATTCAGGCCAGTTTTCCGGCCGGGGTGATCGGTAGCACCCTGGAGAATCTCAAGGCTGCTGCCGCTGGTGAAAACTACGAACACACCCAAATGTACCCGGAATTTGCCCGGATTGCCCGGGAAGAGGGCTTTCACGAGATTGCGGCCGTCTTTGAGGCCATTGCCGTAGCCGAGCAGCATCATGAGTCGCGCTACAAGGCCCTGGCCGCCAATATTGAGGCCGGGAAGGTCTTTAAAAAGGACGCCAAGGTTCGCTGGAAGTGTCGCAACTGCGGTTATATCCACGAGGGCGAGGAGGCCCCGGATATGTGCCCCTCCTGTGCCCACTCCAAGGCTTACTTTGAGGTGGCCTGTGAGAACTGGTAA
- a CDS encoding winged helix-turn-helix transcriptional regulator, with product MACKKCTGLTEEQKKILSALAERNEPSGCKDIAQLTGLSSQAVSCRLRSLKSKGYVDSPAKGKYVITDAGRAEVGA from the coding sequence ATGGCCTGTAAGAAATGCACTGGTCTTACCGAAGAGCAAAAAAAGATTCTTTCGGCCCTGGCCGAAAGGAATGAACCCTCTGGCTGCAAGGACATCGCCCAGCTTACCGGGCTGAGTAGTCAGGCAGTCAGCTGTCGTCTGAGAAGTCTTAAATCCAAGGGTTATGTGGACAGCCCGGCCAAAGGCAAATACGTCATTACCGATGCCGGAAGGGCCGAGGTGGGAGCCTAA
- a CDS encoding DUF4198 domain-containing protein, producing MRVVLSSLVLSLLLLLSLFSPRVQAHFQLLIPSADIVATDESPRIELKMIFTHPVEGGPHMDMGHPQLFGVMVRGKRQDLSSSLQEMKIPATPGGPLVRAWRAEYLLRRPGDHLFYLIPQPYFEPAEGKFIQQITKVVINAFGAEEGWDKPVGLKAEIIPLTRPYGLWAGNTFRGLVLIDGKPAPNIEVEVEFLNNRGLTPPAEPFITQVIKTDAQGIFSYSIPWAGWWAFSALGEGGELDHNGKKYPLELDAVIWIRAYPLPQGVK from the coding sequence ATGAGAGTCGTCTTGTCCAGTTTGGTTTTGTCTCTGTTGCTGCTACTTAGCCTTTTCTCCCCCCGGGTCCAGGCCCATTTCCAGCTTCTTATTCCCTCCGCTGACATAGTAGCCACGGATGAATCACCCCGGATAGAATTAAAAATGATCTTCACCCATCCGGTGGAAGGGGGGCCTCACATGGATATGGGCCATCCCCAACTTTTCGGAGTAATGGTGCGGGGCAAAAGGCAGGATCTCTCCTCGAGCCTCCAAGAGATGAAGATCCCGGCCACTCCCGGAGGCCCCCTGGTAAGGGCCTGGAGGGCTGAATATCTCCTTCGGCGGCCTGGAGACCATCTGTTTTATCTCATCCCCCAACCCTACTTTGAACCAGCAGAAGGCAAATTCATTCAACAAATTACAAAGGTGGTAATCAACGCCTTCGGAGCTGAAGAGGGTTGGGATAAGCCCGTAGGGCTCAAGGCTGAAATCATCCCCCTAACCCGCCCCTATGGTCTCTGGGCCGGCAATACCTTCCGCGGGCTGGTCCTTATCGACGGAAAGCCGGCTCCTAATATTGAGGTGGAGGTAGAGTTTTTAAACAACAGGGGCCTAACCCCTCCAGCAGAGCCCTTCATCACCCAGGTGATTAAGACCGACGCCCAGGGTATCTTCTCTTATTCTATTCCCTGGGCTGGGTGGTGGGCCTTCTCGGCCCTGGGAGAGGGAGGAGAGCTTGATCACAATGGGAAGAAATATCCCCTGGAACTGGATGCCGTTATCTGGATCAGGGCCTACCCCCTTCCTCAAGGAGTCAAATAA
- the cbiM gene encoding cobalt transporter CbiM codes for MHISDGILPLPVLIGGALTTLGGTVIGLKRLSAEKIPQTALFTAALFLASLVHIPLGPTSVHLVLNGVAGLILGWLIFPAFLVALFLQAILFQFGGLTTLGINTLNMALGGVVAYGLFGLLVRRSKGRLLQISAALASAVAIAVTGTLVALELASTGEAFYPAAKLVLIAHLPIMGVEALISAILVDFLKRAKPEIFQLSATGVKG; via the coding sequence ATGCACATCTCTGACGGCATTCTCCCCTTACCAGTCCTAATAGGCGGGGCCCTGACCACCCTGGGGGGCACGGTCATTGGTCTAAAGAGGCTCAGCGCCGAAAAGATACCCCAGACGGCCCTCTTTACCGCCGCCCTATTTTTGGCCTCTCTGGTTCACATCCCCCTTGGCCCCACCTCCGTCCATCTTGTTCTAAACGGCGTGGCCGGACTCATCTTGGGGTGGCTTATCTTTCCGGCCTTTTTAGTGGCCCTCTTTCTTCAAGCCATCCTCTTCCAATTCGGAGGTCTGACCACCTTGGGAATTAATACCCTCAACATGGCCCTAGGAGGAGTGGTAGCCTACGGCCTCTTTGGGCTCCTGGTCCGTCGCAGTAAAGGGCGCCTTTTGCAAATCTCGGCAGCCCTGGCCTCGGCCGTGGCCATTGCTGTTACCGGGACTCTGGTGGCCCTCGAGCTGGCCAGCACTGGTGAAGCCTTTTATCCGGCGGCCAAATTGGTTTTAATAGCCCATCTGCCAATCATGGGTGTCGAGGCCCTTATCTCCGCCATTCTGGTAGACTTCCTCAAGCGGGCCAAACCAGAAATCTTTCAGCTTTCGGCCACAGGAGTTAAGGGATGA
- a CDS encoding DUF4198 domain-containing protein, whose protein sequence is MKRGIGLLVGLFFLLGAIQAEAHRINVFAYQEGDEVSVEVYFNDGSPAKGCLIEVYPPGSQNPLITGHTDSQGRFRFALPPEKELKIVAVAELGHRAEFRLTLGHHRRETHPEPKDLRTIFTPPPGAPTALSEEKIRQILDQELDRRLTPLYESIRELAQAQRRPSPSEIIGGLGYIAGLFGLLAYIYSRKNRP, encoded by the coding sequence ATGAAAAGGGGTATCGGTCTTTTGGTGGGGCTTTTCTTCCTTCTGGGAGCCATACAGGCAGAGGCCCACCGAATCAACGTTTTTGCCTATCAAGAGGGAGATGAAGTTTCCGTAGAGGTTTACTTCAATGATGGCTCTCCAGCCAAGGGTTGCCTCATTGAAGTCTATCCCCCAGGCAGCCAGAATCCCCTTATTACCGGCCACACCGATTCTCAAGGCCGCTTCCGCTTTGCTCTTCCCCCAGAGAAGGAGCTAAAGATCGTTGCCGTGGCCGAGCTGGGCCACCGGGCAGAGTTTAGACTCACCTTGGGTCATCACAGAAGGGAAACGCATCCCGAGCCGAAAGATCTAAGGACTATCTTTACCCCGCCCCCTGGAGCCCCGACCGCCCTTTCGGAGGAAAAAATTCGCCAGATCCTAGACCAGGAGCTTGACCGGCGCCTCACCCCCCTTTATGAAAGCATAAGGGAGCTGGCCCAAGCCCAGAGGCGACCTTCTCCTTCGGAGATCATTGGGGGCCTGGGGTATATTGCCGGCCTCTTTGGGCTCCTGGCCTATATTTACTCTCGCAAGAACAGACCTTGA
- the cbiQ gene encoding cobalt ECF transporter T component CbiQ: protein MISEDFSRGQSFLHRIDPRVKIIVALTGATVVATSPQAEILLPAGAFALIMLVKAGLPFRQVLRRLALVNTFVFFLALSLLFSTKGEPLFTLGPLEASRKGLALAGVILVKVNIVLIIMIAFLSTSSVFALVHALHHLRLPSGLVQLLFFTFRYLHVLERELQKMQEATKLRCFRPRTNLLTYRTYAYLIASLIIRSYERSERVYQAMVCRGFRGTFPVYRHFQLKGQDVGFLAGAILFWGGLFIWTFILR, encoded by the coding sequence TTGATCAGCGAAGATTTTAGCCGCGGTCAGAGCTTCCTCCACCGGATCGATCCCCGGGTCAAAATCATCGTGGCCCTAACAGGGGCTACGGTAGTGGCCACCTCTCCCCAGGCAGAAATCCTTCTGCCAGCCGGAGCCTTTGCCCTGATAATGCTCGTAAAAGCAGGGCTCCCCTTCCGTCAGGTGCTCCGGCGTCTGGCCCTGGTAAACACCTTTGTTTTCTTTCTGGCCCTAAGCCTTCTCTTCAGCACCAAGGGAGAACCCCTTTTTACCCTTGGCCCCCTTGAAGCCAGCCGAAAGGGGCTTGCCCTGGCCGGGGTGATACTGGTCAAGGTAAATATTGTCTTAATCATTATGATCGCCTTCCTATCTACCTCCTCGGTCTTCGCCCTGGTGCACGCCCTTCACCATCTCCGTCTGCCTTCAGGGCTTGTTCAACTTCTCTTCTTTACCTTTCGCTACTTACACGTCTTGGAGAGAGAGCTCCAGAAGATGCAGGAGGCCACCAAGTTGCGCTGTTTCCGTCCCCGGACAAATCTGCTAACCTATCGCACCTATGCCTATTTGATAGCCAGTCTGATAATCAGAAGCTATGAACGCAGTGAGCGAGTCTATCAGGCTATGGTCTGCCGGGGGTTCAGGGGAACATTTCCAGTCTATCGCCACTTTCAGTTGAAGGGGCAAGATGTGGGCTTTCTTGCCGGTGCCATTCTCTTTTGGGGTGGTCTTTTTATCTGGACCTTTATCTTGAGATGA
- a CDS encoding energy-coupling factor ABC transporter ATP-binding protein gives MNLIKLEGIFFSYPERTIFENLSFELEAGLRLGIMGPNGAGKTTLVRLIMGLNRPSQGRVIIFGKERRREEDFYEVRARIGFLFQDPDDQLFCPTVAEDVAFGPLNLGWPRQEVEKIVRETLRLLGLKGFENRLIHRLSGGEKRLVALATILAMKPEALILDEPTGDLDPLNTARLMNVLETFGKSQIIISHDYHFLARLCNRILWLEGNAFKEIPIETTGRNPADTGYQPYSLR, from the coding sequence ATGAACCTTATCAAGTTAGAAGGAATCTTTTTTTCCTATCCAGAACGGACAATCTTTGAGAATCTCTCTTTTGAGCTTGAAGCCGGTCTCCGTTTAGGAATCATGGGGCCCAATGGAGCCGGAAAGACCACCCTTGTCCGCTTAATTATGGGGCTTAATCGTCCAAGCCAGGGGAGGGTAATCATCTTCGGCAAAGAACGCCGCCGGGAAGAGGATTTTTACGAGGTAAGGGCCCGGATCGGCTTCCTCTTTCAGGACCCTGACGACCAGCTATTCTGTCCTACCGTAGCCGAAGATGTTGCCTTTGGCCCCCTAAATCTCGGGTGGCCGCGGCAAGAGGTAGAAAAGATAGTCCGAGAGACCTTAAGACTCCTTGGCCTTAAGGGTTTTGAGAATCGCCTGATTCACCGCCTCTCAGGAGGGGAGAAACGGCTGGTAGCTCTGGCTACCATTTTGGCCATGAAGCCAGAGGCCCTGATTCTCGATGAACCCACCGGAGATCTTGATCCCCTCAACACGGCCCGTTTGATGAATGTCCTCGAAACATTTGGTAAGAGCCAGATTATTATCTCCCACGACTACCACTTTTTGGCCCGTCTCTGTAACCGCATACTCTGGCTCGAGGGAAATGCTTTTAAGGAGATTCCCATAGAAACTACCGGCCGGAACCCGGCCGATACCGGTTATCAGCCGTATTCATTAAGATAG
- a CDS encoding pseudouridine synthase, with protein sequence MAEERLQKLIARAGVTSRRKAEELIRAGRVKIDGQVVCELGLKVDPEKSDIRVDDQPIRLEPPVYLLLHKPAGYLTALSDPHGRRTIKDLIKEVPYRVFPVGRLDNATEGLLILTNDGELAHRLLHPRYGVEKVYHAQVKGHPRPEKIKWLIEEGVIVEGKRVRPRSIKQLGRTRRTTMFEVVVTEGRKREIRHLFAAIGHPVRYLKRVRFGPLTLGDLPIGGWRYLSPEEVQALKKIIKGGDKT encoded by the coding sequence GTGGCTGAAGAGAGACTGCAAAAGTTGATTGCCCGAGCCGGTGTAACCTCGCGACGGAAGGCCGAAGAACTCATCAGGGCCGGAAGGGTAAAGATAGACGGCCAGGTGGTCTGCGAGCTGGGCCTTAAGGTGGACCCAGAAAAAAGCGACATCCGGGTTGACGATCAACCCATACGTCTGGAGCCTCCGGTCTATCTCCTTCTTCATAAGCCAGCAGGTTATCTCACGGCCCTCTCTGACCCGCATGGGCGGCGCACGATAAAGGATCTTATCAAGGAGGTGCCCTATCGAGTCTTCCCTGTAGGACGGCTGGACAACGCTACCGAAGGTCTTCTTATCCTCACCAACGATGGGGAGCTGGCCCACCGCCTCCTCCACCCCCGCTACGGGGTAGAAAAAGTCTATCATGCCCAGGTAAAGGGGCATCCCCGCCCGGAAAAGATTAAATGGCTTATAGAAGAGGGGGTGATCGTTGAGGGCAAACGGGTGCGTCCCCGCTCAATTAAGCAACTAGGGCGGACCAGGCGAACAACCATGTTCGAGGTGGTGGTCACCGAGGGTCGAAAAAGAGAAATCCGGCATCTCTTTGCCGCCATTGGTCATCCGGTAAGGTATCTTAAGCGAGTCCGCTTTGGTCCCCTGACCCTTGGAGATCTACCCATAGGAGGGTGGCGCTATCTGAGCCCAGAGGAAGTCCAGGCTCTCAAAAAGATAATCAAGGGAGGAGATAAGACTTGA
- a CDS encoding TPM domain-containing protein, giving the protein MKPLFNQEAQRKVAQAVAEAEAKTSAEIAVMVVGHSGRYREAEILAAILWGHLLAFLITVNLKTPSLWLYIPQEFIYSGLFFLLTRRFPWLKRPFISPGRRKDKVRLRAQRAFFEHGLHLTREATGVLIFISLFERRVMILADRGVMAKVSQESLDHLATRLARAMREGRASEGLCEVIRQLGELLSRHLPPRPDDTNELPNEIIIRQE; this is encoded by the coding sequence TTGAAGCCCCTTTTTAACCAGGAGGCCCAAAGGAAGGTAGCCCAGGCCGTGGCTGAAGCCGAGGCCAAAACCTCGGCAGAGATCGCCGTCATGGTGGTGGGGCATAGTGGACGCTACCGGGAGGCCGAGATCTTGGCCGCAATCCTGTGGGGACACCTGCTGGCCTTTTTAATTACCGTAAACCTAAAAACTCCCTCTCTTTGGCTATACATTCCCCAGGAATTTATCTATTCGGGCCTTTTCTTCCTTCTCACCCGACGATTTCCCTGGCTAAAAAGGCCTTTTATCTCCCCTGGCCGGCGCAAAGATAAAGTTCGGCTCAGGGCCCAAAGGGCCTTTTTTGAGCACGGCCTCCACCTCACCAGGGAGGCCACCGGAGTTTTGATTTTCATCTCCCTTTTCGAACGCCGCGTAATGATCCTGGCTGACAGGGGTGTCATGGCCAAGGTCTCCCAGGAATCCCTGGACCACCTGGCCACCAGACTGGCCAGGGCTATGAGGGAAGGAAGGGCCTCCGAGGGACTCTGTGAGGTAATCAGGCAGTTGGGTGAGCTCCTCTCCCGGCATCTTCCCCCACGTCCTGACGACACAAACGAACTCCCCAACGAGATCATCATCCGCCAAGAATAA
- a CDS encoding sodium:solute symporter family protein translates to MAPKVIWLFVFVALYWTYCIFWGIKGARTARTASDYFIAGRKIPLWVFVLAATATSFSGWTFIGHPGLVYRDGFQYAFASFYAITIPFTGVIFLKRQWMLGKRFGYVTPGEMFAHYYQSNIIRLLVVIVALVFSIPYLGVQLRASGFLFNVLTDGLLGVEVGMWLLSIVVILYVAMGGLRAVAYVDTMQCILLALGIVAIGLITLQSVGGWHALQEGIFKMTQVDTKLTPDGYSHYVAIPGVIQFVKSGPSAVGGAWTGIMILTYMFALMGIQSAPAFSMWAFSNKNPKPFAPQQVWASSAGIGFILIVFTAIQGMGGHLIGADHKLLELGIAKDVLNLHKDLMEMPGKQGMLVPALINIMADTAPWLVGLLAVCALAAMQSTGSAYMSTAAGMITRDLYRFYLRPDASHAEQKLFGRIAVLIVVGAALIVATTSKDALVLLGGLAVAYGFQMWPALIGICYWPWLTRQGIVLGLIAGLIAVTCTETIGQKWLGIKAWGRWPLTIHSAGWGIIFNLGIAIIVSAFTQDRKVQEHKAQFHHFLKEHAGLSPEKKRLVPLAWAITLIWFFFAIGPGAVLSNTIFGNPKDMSTWIFGMPSIWAWQIIWWALGVFMMWFLAYKMEMSTMPDKEIVALVEDIADLKKARFDLDMPD, encoded by the coding sequence ATGGCGCCAAAGGTAATTTGGCTGTTTGTCTTTGTGGCTCTCTACTGGACATACTGTATCTTTTGGGGGATCAAAGGAGCCCGGACGGCCAGGACGGCCTCCGACTATTTCATTGCCGGTCGCAAGATTCCCCTCTGGGTCTTCGTTCTGGCGGCTACGGCCACTTCGTTTTCTGGATGGACATTCATCGGCCATCCGGGGCTGGTCTATCGAGACGGGTTCCAGTATGCCTTCGCCTCTTTCTACGCCATTACCATTCCCTTTACCGGGGTAATCTTTCTTAAGCGTCAGTGGATGTTGGGCAAACGCTTTGGTTATGTAACCCCAGGGGAAATGTTTGCCCACTACTATCAGTCCAACATCATTCGGCTCCTGGTAGTCATTGTGGCCCTGGTCTTTTCCATTCCCTACCTTGGAGTCCAGCTTCGGGCCTCAGGGTTTCTTTTTAACGTCCTCACAGATGGCCTCCTGGGAGTGGAGGTCGGAATGTGGCTTCTTTCTATTGTCGTTATTCTTTATGTGGCTATGGGCGGCCTCAGGGCCGTAGCCTATGTGGACACCATGCAGTGTATCCTTCTGGCCCTGGGTATTGTGGCCATTGGCCTTATCACCCTCCAATCGGTAGGTGGCTGGCATGCCCTCCAGGAAGGCATTTTTAAGATGACCCAGGTGGACACCAAGCTAACCCCTGACGGCTATAGCCACTATGTGGCCATTCCGGGGGTAATTCAGTTTGTAAAGAGTGGCCCCAGTGCTGTAGGTGGAGCCTGGACAGGAATAATGATCCTCACCTATATGTTTGCCCTTATGGGGATCCAATCTGCCCCGGCCTTTTCCATGTGGGCCTTCTCCAACAAGAACCCCAAACCCTTTGCCCCTCAGCAGGTCTGGGCCTCTTCCGCGGGTATCGGCTTCATCCTCATTGTTTTTACCGCTATCCAGGGGATGGGAGGCCATCTCATCGGCGCCGATCACAAACTCCTGGAGCTGGGTATAGCCAAAGACGTGCTCAACCTCCACAAAGACCTGATGGAGATGCCCGGAAAGCAGGGCATGCTGGTGCCGGCCCTCATAAACATTATGGCCGACACCGCCCCCTGGCTGGTAGGGCTTCTGGCCGTTTGTGCCCTGGCAGCCATGCAGTCAACAGGATCAGCTTATATGTCTACGGCCGCCGGCATGATCACCCGAGATCTTTATCGTTTTTACCTGCGTCCAGATGCCTCTCACGCCGAGCAGAAACTCTTCGGGCGCATTGCCGTGCTCATCGTGGTCGGGGCGGCCTTGATAGTGGCCACTACATCCAAGGATGCCCTGGTTCTTCTGGGCGGCTTGGCTGTCGCCTATGGCTTCCAGATGTGGCCCGCCTTAATCGGCATCTGCTACTGGCCCTGGTTAACCAGACAGGGAATCGTCTTGGGGCTTATTGCCGGACTTATCGCTGTAACCTGCACTGAAACCATTGGCCAGAAGTGGTTGGGGATTAAGGCCTGGGGCCGCTGGCCCCTGACCATCCACTCCGCTGGTTGGGGGATCATCTTCAACCTGGGCATCGCCATCATTGTCAGCGCCTTTACCCAAGACCGTAAGGTCCAGGAGCACAAGGCCCAATTCCACCACTTCTTAAAGGAGCACGCCGGGCTCTCTCCCGAGAAGAAAAGGCTGGTTCCCCTGGCCTGGGCCATCACCCTCATCTGGTTCTTCTTCGCCATAGGTCCTGGAGCCGTGCTGAGCAACACCATCTTTGGCAATCCCAAAGACATGAGCACCTGGATCTTTGGCATGCCTTCCATCTGGGCCTGGCAGATCATCTGGTGGGCCTTGGGGGTCTTTATGATGTGGTTTCTGGCCTACAAGATGGAAATGTCAACCATGCCGGACAAGGAAATCGTCGCCCTGGTAGAAGATATTGCGGATCTCAAGAAGGCCCGTTTTGATCTGGATATGCCAGATTAA
- a CDS encoding tetratricopeptide repeat protein — protein sequence MTRRDLLNLLFGLSLVGLMAWGFLTVTADKEHFPGEMTYREGNYRLERGQYQKALECFRRVEELNPDFLPARLGQALVFIQTKDYSRALEILNNLVVQDPQFAEAWANRGIVHDHLGRYQEAIRDYRRALELDPNLARGPGIIYRILHNISQKPSTIADRLRYLEAELKKPPDKRLLRLPEIDSKQPLNTGRRFL from the coding sequence ATGACTCGAAGGGATCTGCTCAATCTCCTCTTCGGCCTTTCCCTGGTGGGCCTTATGGCCTGGGGTTTTCTCACGGTTACGGCAGATAAAGAACACTTTCCCGGGGAGATGACCTATCGTGAGGGCAACTATCGCCTTGAGCGCGGCCAATATCAAAAGGCTCTGGAGTGTTTTCGGAGGGTTGAAGAATTAAATCCAGATTTTCTTCCGGCCCGACTCGGCCAGGCTCTGGTCTTTATTCAGACAAAAGACTACTCCCGGGCCCTTGAAATCCTGAACAACCTGGTGGTTCAAGACCCCCAATTTGCTGAGGCCTGGGCCAATCGAGGCATAGTTCATGACCATCTAGGCCGCTACCAAGAGGCCATCAGAGACTATCGCCGGGCCCTTGAGCTTGACCCAAATCTGGCCCGAGGGCCAGGGATCATTTACCGAATCCTTCATAATATAAGCCAAAAGCCCTCAACCATTGCCGATAGGCTAAGATATCTGGAGGCCGAGCTCAAAAAGCCTCCAGATAAGCGGCTTTTACGACTGCCGGAGATAGACAGCAAACAGCCCCTTAATACAGGCAGGAGGTTCCTATGA
- a CDS encoding hydrolase, which produces MKAEFLKTEDLVLVVVDPQERLMAAIHEAQRVEKNISLLIRLAQNLEIPIIPTTQYVKGLGPYVPDLGNLLGGTKYYDKVEFNALDNPEIRSALADLGRKELLLCGVETHICVYQTALGALKEGYSPRVVADATSSRRPENMAYGLEYLRQLAVAVVSTEMVIYELLRKAGTPAFKAMLPYLK; this is translated from the coding sequence ATGAAGGCGGAGTTTTTAAAAACCGAAGATCTCGTTCTGGTGGTTGTTGATCCCCAAGAAAGGTTGATGGCCGCCATCCATGAGGCCCAAAGGGTGGAAAAGAACATCTCCCTGCTTATTCGCCTGGCTCAGAACCTAGAGATACCCATCATCCCCACAACCCAGTACGTAAAGGGCTTAGGGCCTTACGTACCCGATCTGGGGAATCTTCTTGGGGGGACGAAATACTATGACAAGGTGGAGTTCAACGCCCTCGACAACCCGGAGATCCGCTCCGCCCTGGCTGATCTAGGGCGGAAGGAGCTCCTTCTCTGCGGGGTGGAGACCCACATCTGTGTATATCAAACCGCCCTGGGGGCCCTTAAGGAGGGCTACAGCCCCCGGGTAGTTGCCGATGCCACCTCCTCCAGAAGGCCGGAGAATATGGCCTATGGTCTGGAATATCTTCGCCAACTGGCAGTGGCCGTGGTCTCCACGGAGATGGTCATCTATGAGCTTTTAAGGAAGGCCGGCACCCCGGCCTTTAAGGCCATGTTGCCTTATCTCAAATAA
- a CDS encoding 3'-5' exonuclease produces MWPSGIKLRTAFLILWLGGVLGAFWIGFIWLFHQIQVREEIPFYFLVFGFAYTFWLLFLMMLIYTYPLREIRRLAKEAEILVMENAPDLVPEGPVTLHSLEALAEHLQRLGTAFRKRALELEHLVEEATRRLELEKNALALILRSLAEAVLVISRDFRIVLINPAAIRLFGEDKAFLGGSALTIFDQKLLTDLLLNLEKSPQNCRPISWKELKGWACLMQDDSGRTLGIVMTFQSPSGPSCLRAPKEGPEEDLSSLTITEAPKAWRPVAFDFDLFAAGHLTEVNRKKNLRELSYTVFDTETTGLEPSRGDRIVAIGAVRIERGKILREAIFHTLVNPQRPIPRSATKIHGITDEMVRDRPSLAEVLPRFLAFCQGTVLVAHNAAFDLKFLELEAERQGLKLDFPVVDTLLISYGLFEEFPGHNLDDIAQRLGITVAGLHSALGDAFLTAEIFLRFIPYLERRGVHTLEDLFDFCRKMYSIRRLQRKF; encoded by the coding sequence GTGTGGCCCTCGGGGATAAAGCTTCGAACCGCCTTTCTCATCCTCTGGCTGGGTGGGGTTCTGGGAGCCTTTTGGATCGGCTTTATCTGGCTCTTTCATCAGATACAGGTAAGGGAGGAAATCCCCTTTTACTTTTTGGTCTTCGGGTTTGCCTATACCTTCTGGCTTTTGTTTTTAATGATGCTCATCTATACCTATCCCTTGAGAGAAATTCGCCGTTTGGCCAAAGAGGCCGAGATACTGGTCATGGAAAATGCCCCGGACCTTGTCCCTGAAGGTCCGGTCACCCTCCACTCCCTTGAGGCCCTGGCCGAACATCTCCAGAGGCTGGGAACGGCCTTTCGCAAACGGGCCCTTGAGCTTGAACACCTGGTTGAGGAGGCCACTCGAAGACTAGAGCTGGAGAAAAATGCCCTGGCCCTTATTCTTCGGAGCCTGGCCGAGGCCGTGCTGGTTATCAGCCGGGACTTTCGCATTGTGCTTATCAACCCGGCGGCAATTCGGCTCTTTGGAGAAGACAAGGCCTTTTTAGGAGGAAGTGCCCTTACCATTTTTGATCAGAAGCTCCTGACGGATCTTCTTTTGAATCTGGAGAAATCTCCCCAGAATTGCCGCCCTATTTCCTGGAAGGAGCTTAAAGGATGGGCCTGTTTGATGCAGGACGACTCCGGCCGCACCCTGGGAATAGTCATGACCTTTCAGAGCCCTTCCGGGCCTTCCTGTCTCAGGGCCCCCAAGGAAGGGCCGGAGGAAGACCTCTCTAGCCTGACCATTACCGAGGCCCCCAAGGCCTGGCGGCCCGTAGCCTTTGATTTTGATCTCTTCGCCGCCGGCCACCTGACAGAGGTAAACCGTAAAAAAAACCTCCGGGAACTCAGCTACACCGTCTTCGACACTGAAACTACGGGGCTTGAACCCTCTCGGGGAGATCGGATTGTAGCCATTGGCGCGGTGCGCATAGAAAGGGGCAAAATATTAAGAGAGGCGATCTTTCACACCCTGGTGAATCCCCAGCGTCCCATCCCTAGATCAGCCACCAAGATCCACGGGATTACCGACGAGATGGTCCGCGATCGCCCCAGCCTAGCCGAAGTCCTGCCTCGTTTCCTGGCCTTTTGCCAGGGAACCGTCCTGGTGGCCCACAACGCCGCCTTTGATCTCAAGTTCTTAGAGCTTGAGGCCGAACGCCAGGGCCTCAAGCTCGACTTCCCGGTAGTGGACACCCTGTTAATCTCCTACGGATTATTTGAAGAGTTTCCCGGACACAATCTCGATGATATCGCTCAACGTCTGGGGATCACCGTGGCCGGCCTCCATAGCGCCCTGGGAGACGCCTTTCTTACCGCAGAGATCTTTCTGCGCTTTATTCCCTATCTGGAGCGCCGCGGGGTCCACACCCTTGAGGATCTCTTTGATTTTTGCCGCAAGATGTACTCCATTCGCAGACTCCAGAGGAAGTTCTAA